A segment of the Acidobacteriota bacterium genome:
CCCTCGCCCTCGCCGTCGCGGTCCTCGGCGCGTTCATCGAGTCGCTCCCGACCGGGATCGACGACAACATCACCGTCCCGCTCCTCACCGGCGGCGCGCTGTACGCGCTCTGGTGGATGGACCCTGCGATCCTCGCGTCGTCGAATCCGCCACTCGAGAGGCAAGTTCTCGCCGGCGCGGTCCTCAACCTGGTGGTGGCCGGAGCCGCCTACGCGGCGAAGACCGTGAAACCGAGCGGCGCGCTCGCGGGATATGTGCTGGGCACCGCCATCTACGCCTTCGCGGGGTGGCGCGGGTACGTGATCCTGACCATCTTCTTCGTGCTCGCGAGCGGGTCGACGAAGGTCGGCTACGAGAAGAAGGCGGCGCGGCGGATCGCGCAGGAGTCGGGGGGGCGGCGCGGGGCGCGGCACGCGATCGCCAACGTGGGGCTCGCGGCTTTTCTCGCCTTCCTCGCCGCCTCGACGACGGCGACGACGGCGCTCCTCATCGCCTTCACGGCCGCGCTCGCGACCGCGGTCTTCGACACCGTCTCGACGGAGATCGGCCAGGTGTACGGAAAGCACCCCATCCTTATTACTACGCTCCGTCGGGTCCCCCCGGGGACGGACGGAGCCGTCTCGCTTCAGGGGACGGCGGCCGGGCTTCTCGCGGGCGCGGTGCTCTCGGCCCTCGCGTGGGCGACGGGGATGATCCCTGCTTTGGGGGCCGCCGTCGCGATCGCGGCGTCGTTCATCGGCACGACGGCCGAGAGCTACATCGGGGCGACGGTCGAGGCGATGAAGCTGATCGACAACGAGGCCGTCAACTTCGCCAACACGCTCG
Coding sequences within it:
- a CDS encoding DUF92 domain-containing protein; the protein is MTAASSSKRVELARKAVHVLSGLFALLLRWLTGWQSLLLALGALAFNRLALPRLSKGALDREADRARGYALGILLYPLSVAVLIAVFSSRLDIAAAAWGLMAFGDGAATLAGTFLGGPRLPWNASKSWSGFLGFVAAGTAAAAWLQMWVAGGHPETPEPAVSVWALALAVAVLGAFIESLPTGIDDNITVPLLTGGALYALWWMDPAILASSNPPLERQVLAGAVLNLVVAGAAYAAKTVKPSGALAGYVLGTAIYAFAGWRGYVILTIFFVLASGSTKVGYEKKAARRIAQESGGRRGARHAIANVGLAAFLAFLAASTTATTALLIAFTAALATAVFDTVSTEIGQVYGKHPILITTLRRVPPGTDGAVSLQGTAAGLLAGAVLSALAWATGMIPALGAAVAIAASFIGTTAESYIGATVEAMKLIDNEAVNFANTLVGALAALAIWKLVA